The following are from one region of the Sorghum bicolor cultivar BTx623 chromosome 2, Sorghum_bicolor_NCBIv3, whole genome shotgun sequence genome:
- the LOC8059007 gene encoding eukaryotic translation initiation factor 3 subunit G — protein sequence MSFTVGRWDRGNKLNMERRNKMSKNQLAGKIQDTFKFEVEDPRDTVWFTRMAYARSPAQMNCYNCGVLSHCERYCPYNYMYGRFAHKDSLAHKDCGGDCAPGPRQHRITSRARRKFFRRFIRVTNLPPGFMEWHIPELFGLFGPLLMWDVPKYINDICSCKSETRMRFAVMVFEKRKDGERAIIELNGYEVGGYKLRVDWVYPSCV from the exons ATGTCCTTCACCGTGGGACGGTGGGATAGAGGCAACAAGTTGAATATGGAGAGGAGAAATAAGATGTCGAAAAACCAGCTTGCAGGAAAAATCCAGGACACATTCAAATTTGAAGTGGAAG ACCCGCGTGACACGGTTTGGTTTACCAGGATGGCCTACGCGAGGTCTCCAGCTCAAATGAATTGTTACAATTGTGGAGTGTTAAGTCATTGCGAGCGCTACTGTCCTTATAACTACATGTATGGGCGATTTGCCCACAAAGACTCATTGGCCCATAAAGACTGTGGAGGAGATTGTGCCCCTGGTCCTAGACAACATAGAATTACCTCTCGGGCTCGGCGCAAGTTCTTCCGGCGTTTTATACGCGTGACCAATCTGCCGCCAGGATTCATGGAATGGCACATTCCGGAGCTCTTCGGCCTATTTGGACCATTGCTGATGTGGGATGTGCCAAAGTATATCAATGACATATGCTCCTGCAAATCTGAAACCCGTATGAGGTTTGCTGTTATGGTGTTCGAGAAacgtaaggatggagagagggCCATCATTGAGCTCAATGGCTACGAGGTCGGCGGCTATAAACTTCGGGTTGACTGGGTATATCCCTCTTGTGTATAG